A genomic region of Eucalyptus grandis isolate ANBG69807.140 chromosome 5, ASM1654582v1, whole genome shotgun sequence contains the following coding sequences:
- the LOC104445259 gene encoding dof zinc finger protein DOF1.4 isoform X2: MLSNCEKTMLVIPSTANEWTQDQMIDEKRLNNSMASTGSPLMEKNTPPQQQQQQLQPLKCPRCDSSNTKFCYYNNYSLSQPRHFCKACKRYWTRGGTLRNVPVGGGCRKNKRVKRPASASATDTAPSSSASATSDHHPPPHKTHMENLSSSCSNHNSNPMNLGPLFYDTSSLQEGFNANNASGLNVQDLAQITNPLLLPSYSSMFGTSSSPSSSSSCSTTTTIASLLASSFHHQQQKFINASGLRESRALVHNNFKPMSPVEEFQGLRSNSEVRIEGGQSRNIGWNGSIPCQNPVDQIGLSADPGSICWSSLNVGNSWHDPTSIGLHQSLL, from the exons ATGCTGAGTAACTGTGAGAAGACCATGCTTGTCATCCCTTCAACCGCTAACGAATGGACACAG GATCAGATGATAGATGAGAAGCGCTTGAACAACAGTATGGCTTCAACAGGTAGTCCGCTCATGGAAAAAAACACACCACCccaacaacagcagcagcaactTCAACCTCTGAAATGTCCTAGATGTGATTCCTCCAACACCAAGTTCTGCTACTACAACAACTACAGCTTGTCCCAGCCCAGGCACTTCTGCAAGGCCTGCAAGCGATACTGGACCCGTGGTGGAACCCTAAGGAATGTCCCTGTCGGCGGTGGCTGCCGCAAGAACAAGCGCGTCAAGCGCCCTGCCTCGGCCTCAGCCACCGACACGgctccttcttcttccgctAGTGCTACATCAGATCATCATCCCCCTCCTCATAAGACCCACATGGAGAATCTCTCCTCAAGTTGCTCTAACCACAACAGCAACCCCATGAATTTGGGCCCTTTGTTTTATG ACACCAGCAGTTTGCAAGAAGGGTTTAATGCTAATAATGCCTCAGGCCTCAATGTTCAAGATTTGGCCCAAATCACGAACCCACTTCTTCTTCCAAGCTATAGTTCCATGTTTGGCACTtcttcatcaccatcatcttcctcttcttgttccaccaccaccaccatcgctTCTCTGCTTGCATCTAGCTTTCACCATCAGCAgcagaaattcatcaatgccTCAGGCCTGAGAGAATCTAGAGCACTAGTCCATAATAATTTCAAGCCTATGTCTCCAGTGGAAGAGTTTCAAGGGCTTCGTAGCAACAGTGAAGTCAGGATTGAAGGAGGCCAAAGCAGAAATATAGGGTGGAATGGGAGTATTCCGTGCCAGAACCCGGTGGATCAAATCGGGCTATCGGCCGATCCAGGATCGATTTGTTGGAGCTCATTAAATGTGGGCAATTCTTGGCATGATCCCACTAGTATTGGTCTTCATCAGTCCCTTCTTTGA
- the LOC104445259 gene encoding dof zinc finger protein DOF1.4 isoform X1 translates to MLSNCEKTMLVIPSTANEWTQDQMIDEKRLNNSMASTGSPLMEKNTPPQQQQQQLQPLKCPRCDSSNTKFCYYNNYSLSQPRHFCKACKRYWTRGGTLRNVPVGGGCRKNKRVKRPASASATDTAPSSSASATSDHHPPPHKTHMENLSSSCSNHNSNPMNLGPLFYGNPADQMSNNLAFPRLTSSSSLYDLHPQLSALGLGFSSSAIIPANSCADTSSLQEGFNANNASGLNVQDLAQITNPLLLPSYSSMFGTSSSPSSSSSCSTTTTIASLLASSFHHQQQKFINASGLRESRALVHNNFKPMSPVEEFQGLRSNSEVRIEGGQSRNIGWNGSIPCQNPVDQIGLSADPGSICWSSLNVGNSWHDPTSIGLHQSLL, encoded by the exons ATGCTGAGTAACTGTGAGAAGACCATGCTTGTCATCCCTTCAACCGCTAACGAATGGACACAG GATCAGATGATAGATGAGAAGCGCTTGAACAACAGTATGGCTTCAACAGGTAGTCCGCTCATGGAAAAAAACACACCACCccaacaacagcagcagcaactTCAACCTCTGAAATGTCCTAGATGTGATTCCTCCAACACCAAGTTCTGCTACTACAACAACTACAGCTTGTCCCAGCCCAGGCACTTCTGCAAGGCCTGCAAGCGATACTGGACCCGTGGTGGAACCCTAAGGAATGTCCCTGTCGGCGGTGGCTGCCGCAAGAACAAGCGCGTCAAGCGCCCTGCCTCGGCCTCAGCCACCGACACGgctccttcttcttccgctAGTGCTACATCAGATCATCATCCCCCTCCTCATAAGACCCACATGGAGAATCTCTCCTCAAGTTGCTCTAACCACAACAGCAACCCCATGAATTTGGGCCCTTTGTTTTATGGTAACCCAGCTGATCAAATGAGCAATAATCTTGCATTTCCTAGgctcacttcttcttcttctctgtatGATCTGCATCCTCAGTTGAGTGCTCTCGGGCTAGGGTTTTCGTCATCTGCGATCATCCCTGCAAATTCTTGTGCAGACACCAGCAGTTTGCAAGAAGGGTTTAATGCTAATAATGCCTCAGGCCTCAATGTTCAAGATTTGGCCCAAATCACGAACCCACTTCTTCTTCCAAGCTATAGTTCCATGTTTGGCACTtcttcatcaccatcatcttcctcttcttgttccaccaccaccaccatcgctTCTCTGCTTGCATCTAGCTTTCACCATCAGCAgcagaaattcatcaatgccTCAGGCCTGAGAGAATCTAGAGCACTAGTCCATAATAATTTCAAGCCTATGTCTCCAGTGGAAGAGTTTCAAGGGCTTCGTAGCAACAGTGAAGTCAGGATTGAAGGAGGCCAAAGCAGAAATATAGGGTGGAATGGGAGTATTCCGTGCCAGAACCCGGTGGATCAAATCGGGCTATCGGCCGATCCAGGATCGATTTGTTGGAGCTCATTAAATGTGGGCAATTCTTGGCATGATCCCACTAGTATTGGTCTTCATCAGTCCCTTCTTTGA